Genomic window (Capsicum annuum cultivar UCD-10X-F1 chromosome 10, UCD10Xv1.1, whole genome shotgun sequence):
CAATTTTCAAAAGCATGTTTGGGCTCTCCTCTTTTATTCTACTAAAGTGGTCAATATATTCTTAAATAATGATAGCATTGTTACAAGCTCTTCTTTTGGAGAAGAAGCTAAATTGAGTAGGACCAATTAAGGATTGAAGAATAGGTTTAATCCTATTAGCTATGATTTTTGTAGTGATCTTGTATTGGGTATTACAAAGACCTATTGGTCTGAAATTCTTGAGATAAATGGCATTCCTACACTTGGATATAAGTCAAAGGTAGGTTGCATTGAATTTTCTGTCCATGACACCATTTGAGAAAGTATTTGTACAGAAGTCAAGGAGGAGAAGGGCAAATGTGTCCTAATATTTTTGGTACATGAAAGGGTGCATTTCATCAAGCCCAGGGCCTTGAAAGTTTTGAAGGataaaacaacaactttaatttcaGTAAGAAAAGGAATAGAATCAAGAAGTGGGTGGGGGGATGGGGGGATAGAgccagaagaagaagaagggtttTTCTGACATTTAAGAGAAGTAGTGAGATGTACAGTAGTAAAAAGAGAAGTGTAGAAGGACAGGATGGTAGCCTTGAGGTCAGCTTGATCATGGATCCAAGAGTCTTGGTCCTACAGAAAGTTGATTCTATTTCTCCTTCTCCTAATCAGAGTGGAAGAGTAGAAGAATCTAGTATTCCTATCCTCTTCTATAAGCCAATTTATTTTGGATTTAAGCATCCAAAAATCTTGCTCATTCTTGAGGATGTGGTTAAAATCCTCAGTGAGAACTTTTTCTAAATTGTGGATGAAAGAACTGGTAGGATAGTTACAAGATCTATGAATGCTAGCCAAACTTGCTaagatgtttttttttctaaaaaaatattgcCAAAGATAGTATTGTTCCAATCTTTGGCAATAAATTCAAAGTTAATGGTTGCTCTGGTAAGATTGGAGCCTTCATAGGAAGATTGAGAGACCAGGGTATGGAAATTAGTATGATTGCACCACATGGACTCAACTCGAAAAGGATTATTGATAGGTTGAGCATGTATATTGAAGGTCAAGAGGAGAGTGGAGTGGTTAGAGTGAGTTCTAGGCAGGTAAAGAACTGAGGCTTCAGGTGAAAGATAGATCCAAGGGTCATTGGCCAAAATCTATCTAGTCTTTCTAGGATGAGATTTTGTCTATGAGTATATCTCATATTGGACCAAGTGAGCTTACTACCCCTAAACTCCAAGTCTATGAGCTTTTAGTGGTTAATGCAATCCCAAAAAAAAGAGGACCTAAAATGATTGAAACTGTTTCCCCCAAACTTTTCAGAAGCTTTTAAAATCTCATTAAAGTCTCTACTCACTAACCAACAATCACTATCCAGAGTAGGAAGAGAATCATCTAAGCACATAAGTTAGTCCTATAAACCTCGTCTAATAGGGAAAAAAGTACTAGCAAAGATAACACTAAGAATCCAATAAGTAGGAAGGAACTCACTATAACAGTGACATTGATGGACTTGGGAGATATAGAGATATCTTTAATGTAAATATCGTCATCTTTCAAGCAGATAACGATTCCCCTAGAAGTACCAACCGCAAAATATTAGATGAAGGAAGGAAAACCTAATTCATCAACTAGATTCTTGTAATCAACCATTATAGTTTCCAAAAGGGCAAGATAGAGGGATAATAGAGATCAATAATAGACTTGTAGTGCCTCATGAATTGAGTATTATTGACTCCCCTATCATTCCATATCAGGCAGCTCTGCATCATTCTCTTTGGTAGATGGGTGGTCTCCTGAACTATGGCTTTTCTTTTCCCCAAGGGATCCGAGGGACTAGGTTGGTCCCTGTTTTTCCACTTCCTGGAGAATGAGGAGATTTTGACCTTGTAAGGGTCCCTTATCTTAAGGTTTGGTATATCTAAACTTAGTTCAGGTCTTGAGATGTCCTGAGGAAGAAAGACAATGGTCATTTCCTGAGTTAGGCCCTCGAAAACTATATTTATAGGTCTTTTCAAAGTGAGCACATCTATGCAAGGTATCCTTAACTGATCAAGAAGAGATTTCATCTTTCTGTTGCTTGTCCTTAATGCTTCTAGGGTATTTTCTCTTTCTAGGACTTCTAAGTTCTGAGGAGGGCTTAAGAATGTTAGACTCGGAGGGAGTAGGCTTTTAAGAGAGGGGTTTTCCCTATTGAGTCTCACAAAAAGAGGTCCCATTATTAGGAGAAGTGGATTCTGGGGAGGAAAGAACAGGAGGCTTGAGCTAGTGAGATTCATCATTTTAGATAGTGTTGCAGGAGTTAGATCCCCTGGAACTCTAGATGAAAAATCTGCATTAGTGTGACCATCCAAACATTTGGACCAAATTATTGGAGGCCCTGATTGAGGTTTTCCATTGCCAGTAGAGCTAAGTAGCTCGAGCCTTGGATAAGAATTGCCATTTTTCTTCCCTCGACTTGAAGGTGAAGGGGAACAGATTGTGTGGAGAGACATATCTATTACCATGATGATGGAGTGTGAGCTAGAGAACGAGGGGCTGTGGTCATGGTGATCATGTTTGGAGAGGGTGAGAGGCTCATTTTGGATGGGAAAATGTTCTTACATGTCATGAAACTGAGTGTTAATAGCAGGAAGTTGAGATGGAATGCGGAGCATTTCAGCTTTGGACAATGTAGTGGCATTAAATGCTTTGTATGTAATTAAGATATTATCCATCAAAAATCCCTGAAAAGTGGAAAGGTTTTCCACCAGTGTGGGTGGAGAAGATCGAAGCTGCATGGGCTCAATCATTACAGGAGAATAGTGTGCCCCTGTCAAGAtctctttttatttaaattagagGAACTATTAGAAGTGAAACTATTGAAATTTCCAATGAGGCTAGAAGAATTAGAGGGAGTGGGTTTGGGGTCGGGTTTCAAAACTCGGCCCAATAAGAGACTGGGCCGAAATTTGATCCCTAGGCTAAAAAAATTTTGCTTAGCAAAGTTATTAGGCCCGGCATTATTTTGAAGAGGCCCTTCAAGGTAATTAGGGGAAATAGTGGGGGAATTAACAAACAAAGGGGTAGTAGGCTGATTTGGAGAAACATTTTGAGGACCATTACCTTGAGTGACCCAAAATAGCCCGTTGGGCTGCTAATGCCCTGAGGGTCAGCGACACTCTCATCCATGGCTTGAGAATCCCTAGGAGGGGAGATGGTAGAGAACTTACCTAGTGTCGCGATTAACCCGTCTTTACCTTTGATAGGAGTTACCAGACGATGTTGATTTTTTCTCTGAGGGAATTGGACTGTCTGCCATTCTTGGACTGATACCTCAGACATTATGGAGGTAAGATATGTCGAGGAAGATGCCGAAATTTGATCTTGTGTTTTCTCCGGGCAAGAGTGAGTTGTATGACCTAGACAACCATAGAGCCTGCATAAATTTTTCTCCCCTTCATAGACCAGGATTTGTTTATGATTCCCTACTGTGATTGAGGTTTTGACTGATTTTCCTAACTCCATTTGAACGCAGATCCTAGCATACTGACCACAAATCAAAGAGGAGGTGCATGCATTGACTTTCAATAGTTTCCCAATTTTTCTTCCTATCCTCTCTAAGATCCCAAGATCAAAGAACTCTGTGGGTAATTGAGGTAATCGTATCCAGATTActataaaattgattttggaTATGCTGGGAACAAAATTGGGTTCCCATCGCCTGATAGAGATAAAGCTTCCTTCCACAAACCATGGCCTCTTCTGTAATACTATATCGTGACTCTCGCGATGTTTGAATTTAGCGGTGAAGAATTCATACCATAGATCGATGAGACATAGAAGTTTTGGTAATTTCCACAAGGCCTCCAGCTTGGATTTTAGAAATTCATGGGTAACCGTCCCCCCAAACATTTTTAGAATCACGGAGAAATCCCAGGGTGCATAAATACTAGTCTAACCTGCCACAGAAAGTTTAATGAGATCTTCTTCTAGATCATCAGATTCCTCATCCATTGTTGTATAGTCCATAGGTTGATCATTTGAAGAAATAGCGTTTGTGGCGACCTCTGTGTACGAAGGCTTAGTATCCATTTGCTTAGAGGGTAACAGGAAAATAAAGGCTGGAATGAGAAAGATTCTGGAAAAGGGAATGTTGAATTAGTTGAaaggaaatatattttttgagaGGGGTGAGACTTTCTCTATCTGCCTCATTTTTTAATGCTTCAGGGAATTACTTAAAATAAGCGTTATTACGTTACATGTGTGTTATTCAACAAAAGAACTTGGTGATAAAGGTCCTGACATTTAAAGGAcattaataattatcatcaataatATTTGTCTATAAATGTTAAGAAATAATAagtaataagtataattttacaaTATCATCCTTTAcatatattaataaatttaatatttaaaacatacagtgaataataaataatatttaatgataaaaataaaataaattaattatttttaatttttcaaactcGATAAATATTTTGTGACGGTAGGGGTACCACTTTTCCTTTCTAATTTGTGAGCATTCCAATTCTATAAACGAGATCTTGCTACTTTCTGTCTGTACAATAATATTTGTCtgttataataaaaatagatgtccaataatatttgtatattttaaaaaattaatgaataatttatcttTTCTACTCATGATTTTACTCTTGTTATTAAATGTTATTTATCACTTAATGCATTTctcaaaacattaaatttatgtaatacaattaatgaaaaagagtctaaaatgcccttcaactatatAAATTGGTGCAAAAATGTCCTTCATCTACCTATTAGGCCCGAAATGCCCCTCCCTTCTATCTATTGAGGCTATTTTACCGTTCTATTTAACAGATTAATTTAGCCCCACTTAATTTATGACATGTCTTTTTTTTATTGgtcaattaataattaattaaaatagttaattctaaattaaaaaactCGCCCGCCCCAAGATAATAACCCAACCCACTACCTACCAAACCAAATAACCCAAATCAGTACCCAATTTCAATATCAGCTCACGCTCTTATTCCTACTTTTCTCTCTTCGTCTTCTCCAATAGAAAGCACCAACTTAACTAATATATAGCACCAAACTTCATAACATATCAAATACTTGACAGTAATATGAAAAGTTAGTCAGGAAACTAAGTGGTCCACAGTCTAACTTGTAATGCATTACTGCTACTTAGTATCAAGTCGTAAAACTGAAACACTCCTCTCTACTATCCATGTTGAGTAACAAAAACAATTATTATGCCTTAATCATTCGTTAGTTGTGAGCAGTATATGAATTCTAAAAATTCATGCCAATGGAAAGGTATCATTGCAATGCAGACCAGCTACTTTGCAAAGTTACCAGTCAGCTGTGGAGCATGTTCTAGACCATGCCTAATACATATTGAGATAATACAATGCTGGATAGAGAGGATCCAAAATCACAAAAGACATGGAATATCATTCCTCAAGCCATTCATGTTTGGATTGAAAGAAACACATTTTTTGTAGGCCATACTAGCAATACGCATACCCTTAAACAAGTTTTTGTTTTTGTGAGCTTTTTGATGTAGCCTGCTTACTGTACAAGATGTTGAATCATACTAAGATACAATAGAGGATCTGCACAATTTGTCACTATCTCGCTTAGTGCCACTTTTAAAATCTCTGATtaatatccaaaaagaaaaaaatctctaCGGATTCGAAatataatatttcatatttaagTGAACCTTTATTACGTTAACTTCTCTTTTAGTCAGCTTGTGacctaattttgaatttgtacAGTCAAATTAGTGCCACAACAGAGTTGCTCCTTTGTTCATTTTTCGTCACATGTTCGAGGAACGGAAAACAACGTTTTTGCAAAtcatgaacaaaaaaaaatacacactTGAATAGGACTCAACAATTACTGCATCAATAATCGCagtgagaaaaaaaggaaaaaaaagtgtgAATTGATATTGTAATCGAGTACTGATTTGGGTTATTTGGTTTGGTGGTTAGTGGGTTGGGTTATTATCTTGGGGCGGGGTGggttttttaatttagaattaagTATTTTAATTAATTGTTAATTGACCAATAAGAAAAAGACATGTCATAAATTAAGTGAGGCTAGATTAATATGTTAAATAGAAGGGATGAATAGCCTCAATAGGTGGAAGGGAGGGACATTTCAGGCCCAATAGATAGATGAAAGACATTTTTGCACCAATTTATATAGTTGAAAGGCATTTTAGGACCTTTTCCGTACATTTAAAaggtgatttagtaaaattatctctattatttaatatttcttaACATGTACAGGGGCGGATCCATCCTATGCAAAGAGCAGAGACGGACTTATGGCTAGGGGGTTCATCCAAACCTCctatgataaaaaattataatatttatatatggttataattacttcttatgtatatatagttaatGTTCACTCCCCTTCGATTAGTTCATGACTTCATGTgcatactttttttctatttgaactccgttaataaaaattttaactccGTTAATAAAAATTCTAAGCCACTAACTAAGAGATGTCACCCGATACTGTTTCGttgaaaatttttcatattataaatataaataatctaAAAACTACAAAATATGACTATAAGTGAAGTAAATGTCACTACCTAAAGGAATGAGCTTCCTTGGCTTGATGGTTTCGGGCACTTCTAGTGTAGCCAAGCTCGTGTTTGACGTCTGTAACAGAGATTTTATGTCTGTTTTTTTGGCTTTTATTAACTATTGCTTTGTGTAAAAGTTCGGAAACCTAGAGGAATAGCCCAAaataaggggactttcaagttttgattcaaaataaaaaagtttcatAAAAATAGTCTTCAACTATAGAGTGATATATTTTCAGACAAAATTACCCCCGActaatggagtaaattacataaatgatccttaGATAACAACTTCATACTTATTCATATTtccacttttacttttttttctttttaatttttctttgatttttatttttttcttttctctttttatttttgatttttctcaacccttacttttttcttttttccctctcaacctttttttttattttaaacttcttgcttttctctttttttttttctttttaatttttcccagctcttactttttttctttactccTCTCAATGTTTACTTTTATAatcaaaaactttttttaaaattttctttgatttttattttttcttttcttttttttctttttaaatttttctcgacctttatttttatttatttttatttttattaccctttattttttcacttctctctcaacttcttttttaatatttttctttattttcttcctttttcgtaatttttattatttttattctttttttcgatttcttccaatcaagttacatctcatgagcaagagttggcACTATCAAATTATAAAGGTaaaactttcaaacaataagctaCATTTCATGGGAaggagttgactctaccacattgtagaggcaagacttatgattatcaaacaacaagttatgtttcgtgagaaagagttgatactatcacagtgtgttttgatttatgagatgttgtaTAACTCTTACTTTCGAGGCAAAAATtagatcaaggactttcaaactacaaattatgccccacggacaagagttgacactaccatgttatatcttcatttatgagatgttctaagacttttgccttagaggcaagacttagctcaaagacttccaaactataaattatgcctcatggaaaagagttgacactaccacgttatgtcttcatttatgagatgttctatagctcttgccttagaggcaagacttagctcaaggactttcaaacaataaattatgccccacgggcaagagttaacactaccactttatttctatatttatgagatgttttacaactctcaccttagaggcacgacttatcccaaggattttcaaacaagttacatATATTaggcaagagtcaacactaacacagtgtgttttttacttatgaaattctctataactcttgtcttagaggtaagacctAGCCTAAGGTCCATCAACAACAAGGTATGCCCCATGGGGAAGAAttgacaccaccacattgtgtattgatttatgagatgttttataactctttctTTATAGGCAAAACTTATACCAAagattttcaagtaacaagttgtgccccatgagtaagagttgacactatcacattctgttttgatttatgagatattctataacgcTTGCTTTAGAGACGAGAATCAATCCAAgtactttcaaataacaagttacgccccatggttAAGAGTTGACATATCACATTATGTTTTTGacttatgagatgttttataactcttgctttagaggcaagacttagcccaaggacttttaaacaacaagctACGCTCCACGGATAAGACTTGATACTACTatattgtgtcttaatttatgagatgttttatgaatcaaggacttttaaacaacaagctatgccccatgggtaagagttgacactaccacattatgtcttgatttgtgagatgttctataactcttgccttagaggctcgaattagtccaaggactttcaaatagcATGTTACGcaccatgggcaagagttgacactaccatatcgtgtcttgatttatgagatattctataactcttgccttagggGCATGACTTAGCCGATAAGTTACGCTCCATGAACAAGAGCTGACACTATCATagtgtgtcttgatttatgtgatgctctattagtcttgcctctaagacaaaacttagcccaagaacctctcaaaagaacaagttacgcccaatggacaagtgttgacactaccacattattttttgatttatgagatattttataactcttaccttagaagcaagacttcactcaaggattttcaaacaagaatttatgctccacaagcaaaacttgacactaccacattatgccatgatttatgagttgttctataatttttatcTTAGAAGCAAAATTTATCTCAAAGAACTTCCTAACAATAgctcatgcccttaaatttgctttggtgtcaaaaaaagaagattccTTCGctgattatctaatttttttatttattagaaaaatataatagaagttgagaaaaaaaagagatcaaacaaaatagagaaataaataaaagaggttgagaaaaaagagacaagagaaaaaagattaagaaaaaagtaaataattaaaaaattgagaaaaacaaatgagaggaaaaaagaaaaataaagtttgagaaaatgaggaaaaaaagagaaatgataaaaatcaaaaataaaagaaaaataaaggttgagacaaatgaattaaaaaaaatgaagagatagataatgctgagaaaaaagaaaaaaataaaggttgagacaaataaattaaaatatgaaaataaaattaaagaaaaaataaaaaagtgagaataataaaaataaaaatagaatttgagagacaaatgagtatgaaaagtttaaaaatatttgaggtgtagaggggcaaaattatacttgtactatacttaaaaaagaaggaagattagactttaaagacttttcttattgGAGTAAAAAATCCAAGCCACCCACTAGTAAGTCTATGACATGTAATTTCCTGGTAAAAATTCATTGTTAAGGAGTTTCATACATTCAACCTTCATTTCGTAGTCAGTcaaatgaagataaaataaaTCAGTTGAACTAAGATTCAATTTATGTAGTGCTATAAGAATTAAATTACTTACTCAAAAGATACTAGACAGTAGACACAATAATTAAGCTTAAAgctaaatttaaattgaaaaatactcATTCGACATTGTAATTTCAATATACTAGTAGAGACAAAGAAGTATTGTAACCTATCTTCTTGTATTTTGGCTTGTTATATTTGCTTTGAAGAAGTATTTGGTACTTTCTCCAATGGAACTATTATGAATGcatttcaaaatatgaaaactcATCCAAAAGTTATGGCAGTTTACTTGATTTATGTTTAATTTACCAATACTCTTTAAAGGGTCTTTTAATCAATATAATGTTATTGTATCGattatttatttgcttattttttttaaatatcgaCACCTCTTACAAAAGATTATGTGAACGCCATTAAAAATGTGTGGCAAGTCAATAGTGGACAAGTATTATTGGACGAAGGAAGTAATTTCTACCCCTAATTTATGTATTGTTATAGTGATTTacattttattctatattttttaaatgatttgcatctttttctccttagcttttaataaaaaataactattgACATTtcctatatataaaaaaagaaatctTGATTACACTTGTCAATTCAGAGAACATAATGGTTGTATGAATAATGGGTGAAAATTATTGACACCCTCtgactttgattaaaaaatcaattGCTCCTTCCACTTTAGAAAAATAATCATTcctccaccccacccccacccctcccATCATATAGAATGCATCATTGTTATTTTCAATCCTCCatctatataatatttttatattatgtatattacaTTTTTTAACCTATATTATGTATTTACTGTTTCTTATTTAAGCTCATTAACATTAAAATAGaataattcttttataaaatttttacatggtctaatgatattttttatggttttttttacttttatattcattaatacGTATGGATGTCTTATTGTAACAACcctcacaaaaatattttaattttgatgtattttaattattgtacCTCTCACCGTAGTTGTCTAATGGTAATTGTGGCCTGCGTGTGTGAGTGGTATGATTTCTGAGGTGGTCTATTGAGATGTATGCAAGTTTTTCATTTTGAAAGATTTGAAAGTTAGTATAATTGACTTAAGTCAGTATTTGATGATAATGAGGCCGTATGATAACCTGATAATTTCGTTAGCTCCTAAATGTTAATTTTGGGTTAGTATAATCTTTGGCTTTCTAGGAGTTCAAAAAATTTTTGAATAGTtggttgaaaatttaaaagtttacAACATATGTTTGACTTGGTCAACATTGGTTCAAACGATCTCTATTTGGTGATTTAATGATTTCATTGTATTTAGAATGTCATTTTCCATTAGGTAGAGTATTTGATTTGTGATCATGGGGTTTCAGTTTAGTTCTAGGGGTCGATTCCATATTTGATATGTTGATTGTTGTTGTTAGTGGGTTATTGATGTCTGGTGAAACTGCACTTACAAACCTTGGTTACACAAGGGAAGCCACTCGTGGGGGAGAGGGTCACACTTGCAGAGTCGGGCTATGTAGGGATTGCCCGCTCCTATAGAGGTTAATTTGTGCTTGTAGAGCTGCAACTACGATGTATTTTGATGCCAACGATCTTACTTCTATGGTACATACACTACTCCTACCAAGGGTCGCGTGGCTAGTGACTTCTGCTATTGTGGAAGATTCACCATATTTGTGTTATCACACTTGTGTCCTGTTTTTCGCAGATGCGAAGATTATTGTAGGATAATTGGGGCATTTTccttatcacttttatttttcaaacgatactaatattttatatagaaaatttattattattattattgcatatatatatacacacatacacactaacGAACTAGTAACAACTCGAAAAAGAATACCTATTCCAGCGAACAAAGACAACacaaaaatagtagaaaataaaGGTAATTTCATCGGTTCAATCAACCAGCCACTGCAACCACTGGCGAAATTCGGTGAATTCCCCTACTGTCACCTCAGTTTTAGCAGCAAAATTCACTGGAAAATTGATTTCTCCCCCCACAACAACCAGCCAGCAACCTCGATTTTATCACTTACTTTTGACATTGGGTTAAGGTAAAATTGAACTTGGGGTCGAATTTGTTCGAGTGCGGGTCTTGGTTTGAGGTTTCGCAGATCCATTGATGTTCCTTCATCTTcgacaaaaattaatttttcaatttggtaaaaataaaattgtcGATTAAAGATTCATTTATTTATCTCCATATCAAATTTTCATGGTGTTCTTATTGATCAATTGTGATTGATGCTTTTATAGTTTAAGTGGTATGTTTATGAcgtatttttatttgggtttgtTTAATTGAACTAGAACTAATATTTTTGTAAGAATTTGGGGGAAAGAAATTGAAGAATTGACAAGGTTAAATGCATATTATTTGGTTTTGACTCATCGTCAGCgttcatttgaatttatttttgatcggTAGTATCATGTTTAGGTTTGAGTAGGCAAATAGTATCATGATTAGGTTTGAGTAGGCAAACTTTaggatttctttattgttgaaAGATCAAATTTCTTGCTTGGATGGTTTTTCTATTATC
Coding sequences:
- the LOC124888027 gene encoding uncharacterized protein LOC124888027 — encoded protein: MFGGTVTHEFLKSKLEALWKLPKLLCLIDLWYEFFTAKFKHRESHDIVLQKRPWFVEGSFISIRRWEPNFVPSISKINFIVIWIRLPQLPTEFFDLGILERIGRKIGKLLKVNACTSSLICGQYARICVQMELGKSVKTSITVGNHKQILVYEGEKNLCRLYGCLGHTTHSCPEKTQDQISASSSTYLTSIMSEVSVQEWQTVQFPQRKNQHRLVTPIKEIVIYMRKNGNPLFNLYLYD